The following coding sequences are from one Ancylobacter sp. TS-1 window:
- the uvrA gene encoding excinuclease ABC subunit UvrA: MKDRVDPPRRDARSITIRGAREHNLKNVDLEIPRDSLVVFTGLSGSGKSSLAFDTIYAEGQRRYVESLSAYARQFLEMMQKPDVDQIDGLSPAISIEQKTTSKNPRSTVGTVTEIYDYMRLLWARVGIPYSPATGLPIESQTVSQMVDRVLALPEKTRLYLLAPVVRGRKGEYRKELAEFQKKGFQRVKVDGEFHEIAEAPALDKKFKHDIDVVVDRLVVRPDIASRLADSFETALGLADGIAVIEFADEKDEDGEARRIVFSEKFACPVSGFTIAEIEPRLFSFNNPFGACPTCDGLGHESKIDPNLIVPDKSRTLKQGAIAPWAKSTSPYYGQTLDAIARHYGVKLTVPWADLPEKVQDVILNGSKAETIRFVYDDGMRAYETVKTFEGIVTNLERRWRETESDWAREEIGKYFSAVPCAACHGYRLKPEALAVKIAGSHIGLAAQLSVRTALDWFAQLPAQLTDKQNEIAARILKEIRERLAFLLDVGLDYLTLARSSGTLSGGESQRIRLASQIGSGLTGVLYVLDEPSIGLHQRDNERLLGTLRRLRDLGNTVIVVEHDEDAILAADYVVDVGPGAGVHGGRIVAQGTPREILANPNSLTGKYLTGELTVPVPKRRKPDRKRLLRVVNARANNLKNVTAEIPLGLFTAVTGVSGGGKSTLLVDTLYRAVARRLNGASDPPLAYDGLEGLEHLDKVIDIDQSPIGRTPRSNPATYTGAFTPIREWFSGLPEAKARGYGPGRFSFNVKGGRCEACQGDGVIKIEMHFLPDVYVTCDVCKGKRYNRETLEVAFKGKSIADVLDMTVEEGAEFFKAVPAVREKLETLSRVGLDYIKVGQQANTLSGGEAQRVKLSKELSRRATGRTLYILDEPTTGLHFADVAKLLEVLHELVEQGNTVVVIEHNLEVIKTADWVIDLGPEGGDGGGEIVAAGPPEVIAKSERSHTGRFLAEVLARRPLKPRSAAE; this comes from the coding sequence ATGAAGGACCGCGTGGACCCGCCGCGCCGCGATGCCCGTTCGATTACGATACGCGGCGCCCGCGAGCACAATCTCAAGAATGTCGATCTCGAAATCCCGCGCGACAGCCTCGTCGTGTTCACGGGCCTGTCGGGTTCGGGCAAGTCGTCGCTTGCCTTCGACACCATCTATGCCGAGGGCCAGCGGCGCTATGTCGAGAGCCTTTCGGCCTATGCGCGCCAGTTCCTGGAGATGATGCAGAAGCCGGACGTCGACCAGATCGACGGCCTGTCGCCGGCCATCTCCATCGAGCAGAAGACCACCTCGAAGAATCCGCGCTCGACGGTCGGCACCGTCACCGAGATCTACGACTATATGCGCCTGCTGTGGGCGCGCGTGGGCATCCCCTACTCGCCCGCCACCGGCCTGCCGATCGAGAGCCAGACGGTCAGCCAGATGGTCGACCGCGTGCTCGCCCTGCCGGAAAAGACCCGCCTCTATCTGCTCGCCCCCGTGGTGCGCGGGCGCAAGGGCGAGTACCGCAAGGAACTTGCCGAGTTTCAGAAGAAGGGCTTCCAGCGCGTCAAGGTGGACGGCGAGTTCCACGAGATCGCCGAGGCGCCCGCGCTCGACAAGAAGTTCAAGCACGACATCGACGTGGTGGTGGACCGCCTCGTCGTGCGGCCCGACATCGCCAGCCGGCTGGCGGATTCCTTCGAGACCGCGCTCGGCCTTGCCGACGGCATCGCGGTGATCGAGTTCGCCGACGAGAAGGACGAGGACGGCGAGGCGCGCCGCATCGTGTTCTCGGAGAAGTTCGCCTGTCCGGTCTCCGGCTTCACCATCGCCGAGATCGAACCGCGCCTGTTCTCCTTCAACAACCCGTTCGGCGCCTGCCCGACCTGCGACGGGCTCGGCCATGAGAGCAAGATCGACCCGAACCTCATCGTGCCGGACAAGTCCCGCACGCTGAAGCAGGGCGCCATCGCGCCCTGGGCGAAGTCGACCTCGCCCTATTACGGCCAGACGCTGGACGCCATCGCCCGCCATTACGGCGTCAAGCTCACCGTGCCGTGGGCCGACCTGCCGGAAAAGGTGCAGGACGTCATCCTCAACGGCTCCAAGGCGGAGACGATCCGCTTCGTCTATGACGACGGCATGCGCGCCTATGAGACGGTGAAGACCTTCGAAGGCATCGTCACCAATCTGGAGCGCCGCTGGCGCGAGACCGAGAGCGACTGGGCCCGCGAGGAGATCGGCAAGTATTTCTCCGCCGTTCCCTGCGCCGCCTGCCACGGCTATCGGCTCAAGCCCGAGGCGCTGGCGGTGAAGATCGCCGGCAGCCATATCGGGCTAGCCGCGCAGCTTTCCGTGCGCACGGCGCTGGACTGGTTCGCGCAGCTTCCCGCCCAGCTCACCGACAAGCAGAACGAGATCGCCGCGCGCATCCTCAAGGAGATCCGCGAGCGCCTCGCCTTCCTGCTCGATGTCGGGCTCGACTATCTCACGCTGGCGCGCTCCTCCGGCACGCTGTCGGGCGGTGAGAGTCAGCGCATCCGCCTCGCCTCGCAGATCGGTTCGGGGCTGACCGGCGTGCTCTACGTGCTGGACGAGCCCTCCATCGGCCTGCACCAGCGCGACAATGAGCGCCTGCTCGGGACGCTGCGGCGGCTGCGCGACCTCGGCAACACGGTGATCGTGGTCGAGCACGATGAGGACGCGATCCTCGCCGCCGACTATGTGGTGGATGTCGGCCCCGGCGCCGGCGTGCATGGCGGGCGCATCGTCGCCCAGGGCACCCCGCGCGAGATCCTCGCCAACCCGAACTCGCTCACCGGCAAGTACCTCACCGGCGAGCTGACCGTGCCGGTGCCCAAGCGCCGCAAGCCGGACCGCAAGCGCCTGCTGCGCGTCGTCAACGCGCGCGCCAACAACCTGAAGAACGTCACGGCGGAAATCCCGCTCGGCCTGTTCACCGCCGTCACCGGCGTCTCGGGCGGCGGCAAGTCGACCCTGCTGGTCGATACGCTGTACCGCGCCGTAGCGCGCCGGCTCAACGGCGCCTCCGATCCCCCGCTCGCCTATGACGGGCTGGAGGGGCTGGAGCACCTCGACAAGGTGATCGACATCGACCAGTCGCCGATCGGGCGCACGCCGCGCTCGAACCCGGCGACCTATACCGGCGCCTTCACGCCGATCCGCGAATGGTTCTCCGGCCTGCCGGAGGCCAAGGCGCGCGGCTACGGGCCGGGGCGCTTCTCGTTCAACGTCAAGGGCGGGCGCTGCGAGGCGTGCCAGGGCGACGGCGTCATCAAGATCGAGATGCACTTCCTGCCCGACGTCTACGTCACCTGCGACGTCTGCAAGGGCAAGCGCTACAACCGCGAGACGCTGGAAGTCGCCTTCAAGGGCAAGTCGATCGCCGACGTGCTCGACATGACGGTCGAGGAAGGCGCCGAGTTCTTCAAGGCGGTGCCGGCGGTGCGCGAGAAGCTGGAGACGCTCTCGCGTGTCGGGCTCGACTACATCAAGGTTGGCCAGCAGGCCAACACGCTGTCGGGCGGCGAGGCGCAGCGGGTGAAGCTCTCCAAGGAACTGTCGCGCCGGGCCACCGGGCGCACTCTCTACATCCTCGACGAGCCAACCACCGGCCTGCATTTCGCCGACGTCGCCAAGCTGCTCGAAGTCCTGCACGAACTGGTCGAGCAGGGCAATACGGTGGTGGTCATCGAGCATAATCTCGAAGTCATCAAGACCGCCGACTGGGTGATCGACCTCGGCCCCGAGG
- a CDS encoding DUF2306 domain-containing protein, whose translation MNLAPLLDASPAIRLHTFVAVAALALGAVQFAAPKGTLPHRSLGWIWAALMAAVAVSSFWIHGMRWIGPFGPIHLLSLFVLWALPMALWRAHRHEARLHAKGMTGLFYGGLVLAGLFTLWPGRILHQVVFGN comes from the coding sequence ATGAACCTTGCACCCCTGCTCGACGCCTCGCCCGCCATCCGGCTCCACACCTTCGTCGCCGTCGCCGCTCTGGCCCTGGGGGCCGTCCAGTTCGCCGCGCCCAAGGGCACGCTGCCGCATCGCTCCCTCGGCTGGATCTGGGCGGCGCTGATGGCGGCGGTGGCGGTCTCGTCCTTCTGGATCCACGGGATGCGCTGGATCGGCCCGTTCGGCCCCATCCACCTGCTCTCGCTCTTCGTGCTCTGGGCGCTGCCCATGGCGCTGTGGCGCGCCCATCGCCACGAGGCGAGGCTCCATGCTAAGGGGATGACCGGCCTGTTCTACGGCGGGCTGGTGCTGGCCGGGCTGTTCACGCTCTGGCCCGGCCGGATCCTGCATCAGGTCGTGTTCGGCAACTGA
- the ssb gene encoding single-stranded DNA-binding protein — protein MAGSVNKVILIGNLGRDPEVRTFQNGGRVCNLRIATSETWRDKATGERKERTEWHSVVIFNENLLRVAEQYLRKGTKVYIEGQIETRKATDQNGGERYFTEVVLRPFRGELTILDSRSGGSEGGGGGDDYSAGSDFGSGSGSSFGGGSASRASGGERKPAPASGGGGGGKFGGGDLDDEIPF, from the coding sequence ATGGCGGGCAGCGTCAACAAGGTTATCCTGATCGGCAATCTCGGGCGCGACCCCGAGGTGCGTACCTTCCAGAATGGCGGGCGGGTGTGCAATCTGCGCATCGCCACCTCGGAAACCTGGCGCGACAAGGCCACCGGCGAGCGCAAGGAGCGCACCGAGTGGCACAGCGTGGTGATCTTCAACGAGAACCTGCTGCGCGTGGCCGAGCAGTATCTGCGCAAGGGCACCAAGGTCTACATCGAGGGCCAGATCGAGACCCGCAAGGCTACCGACCAGAATGGCGGCGAGCGCTATTTCACCGAGGTCGTGCTGCGCCCGTTCCGGGGCGAGCTGACCATTCTCGACAGCCGCAGCGGCGGCTCCGAGGGCGGTGGCGGCGGCGACGACTACAGCGCGGGCAGCGATTTCGGCTCCGGCTCCGGCAGCAGCTTCGGCGGCGGCTCGGCCTCGCGCGCCTCGGGCGGCGAGCGCAAGCCTGCCCCCGCGAGCGGTGGTGGTGGCGGTGGCAAGTTCGGGGGCGGGGACCTCGACGACGAGATCCCGTTCTGA
- a CDS encoding MarC family protein encodes MLDYLFSAVVTMAVVIDPIGLAPLFLAVTTDLTAQERRLVALRSAGIALAILVVFGLVGAPLLAALGITLPAFRIAGGLLLFTISFEMVFGRRTERKFDASEVAQREKLLRTLAVFPLAIPLMAGPGAITAMLLLAGEAHGDPARLALLFLITVLVIGSCLGVFLLAERTDKLLGVTGNVILSRLLGIVLAALAVQFVIDGIRASFLG; translated from the coding sequence GTGCTCGACTACCTGTTCTCCGCCGTGGTGACGATGGCGGTCGTCATCGATCCGATCGGTCTCGCGCCGCTGTTCCTCGCCGTCACCACCGACCTGACCGCGCAGGAGCGCCGGCTCGTCGCCCTGCGCTCGGCCGGCATCGCGCTGGCGATCCTCGTGGTGTTCGGGCTGGTGGGGGCGCCGCTGCTCGCCGCGCTCGGCATCACCCTGCCCGCCTTCCGCATCGCGGGCGGGCTGCTGCTGTTCACCATTTCCTTCGAGATGGTGTTCGGCCGCCGCACCGAGCGCAAGTTCGACGCCTCCGAGGTCGCCCAGCGCGAGAAGCTGCTGCGCACGCTGGCCGTCTTCCCGCTGGCGATTCCGCTGATGGCGGGACCGGGCGCGATCACCGCCATGCTGCTGCTGGCCGGCGAGGCACATGGCGATCCGGCGCGGCTGGCGCTGCTGTTCCTCATCACCGTGCTGGTGATCGGGAGCTGCCTCGGCGTCTTCCTGCTGGCGGAGCGCACCGACAAGCTGCTCGGCGTCACCGGCAACGTCATCCTGTCGCGCCTGCTTGGCATCGTGCTGGCGGCGCTGGCGGTGCAGTTCGTCATCGACGGGATCAGGGCGTCGTTTCTCGGCTGA